One stretch of Natronobacterium gregoryi SP2 DNA includes these proteins:
- a CDS encoding ribonuclease H-like domain-containing protein, giving the protein MTPRAGVTVLALRPSAIADRPVATLEDLVATLEPDTVWVFGPERDPQAFARARSVFDAPAVHPPLETAGDGPLARRVLEPASPDDGNGSSLEIAVTPGTRALRAEPDATSRTLRDGIAALVCDNVTTVTRPTTLETHLDGAAALAEALPAGAVTTVLTGSEPAGYDAVWHLESETGAVRDIDHETVGGVEPLAEDCVSVRVRGAGPTEGYDDRGSIATLTLTSAGIAGVDTYDVTDFGLEAVTGIGPKTADRLANRGVTTRTDLLETSSATLTDLPGVGRERARTIHQHARVLETGEPRRLTDASLPGADWYEPPLCLDIETDGLSPTIIWQIGIYDPATDDYRAFVERDDPSDPASVLEAFCDWLFGMHPNRALLTWNGWGFDYRHLGAFVSKHVPYYAEEWESIPKLDLYLWAVNNEHALLPGRTNELAVVADALGYDDADTGLDGAATAAAYQQFMRTGDALAWDRHEAYCEDDCRALWHVYECLRDAPQASSAGSSSGDSSRERTATTSANGEADRGTPTSDRSSSPTEETEQTGLSDF; this is encoded by the coding sequence ATGACTCCTCGAGCCGGTGTCACCGTGCTCGCTCTCAGACCGTCGGCGATCGCAGATCGTCCGGTTGCAACGCTCGAGGACCTCGTAGCGACGCTCGAGCCGGACACCGTCTGGGTGTTCGGCCCCGAGCGCGATCCGCAGGCATTCGCGCGGGCGAGGAGCGTCTTCGACGCCCCGGCCGTCCATCCGCCCCTCGAGACCGCGGGGGACGGCCCACTGGCTCGGCGGGTGCTCGAGCCGGCCTCACCGGACGACGGCAACGGCTCATCCCTGGAGATCGCCGTCACGCCCGGAACGAGGGCGCTACGAGCGGAGCCGGACGCCACCTCGAGAACGCTCCGGGACGGAATCGCGGCACTGGTCTGTGACAACGTGACGACAGTGACGCGGCCGACGACCCTCGAGACGCACCTCGACGGTGCAGCGGCACTCGCGGAGGCGCTTCCCGCAGGCGCGGTGACGACCGTCCTGACGGGTAGCGAGCCCGCGGGTTACGACGCGGTGTGGCACCTCGAGTCGGAGACAGGAGCCGTTCGGGACATCGATCACGAGACGGTCGGCGGCGTCGAACCGCTGGCTGAGGACTGCGTCTCAGTACGCGTCCGAGGCGCGGGTCCGACGGAAGGATACGACGACCGGGGGTCGATCGCGACCCTGACGTTGACGTCCGCTGGCATCGCCGGCGTCGACACCTACGACGTGACCGATTTCGGGCTCGAGGCCGTTACCGGAATCGGGCCGAAGACGGCGGATCGACTCGCCAACCGGGGAGTAACCACCCGCACAGACCTGCTCGAGACCTCGAGCGCGACCCTCACGGACCTTCCGGGCGTCGGCCGTGAACGTGCTCGGACGATACACCAGCACGCTCGGGTCCTCGAGACGGGCGAACCGCGGCGACTGACCGACGCGTCGCTGCCCGGTGCGGACTGGTACGAGCCACCGCTGTGTCTCGACATCGAGACCGACGGCCTCTCGCCGACGATCATCTGGCAGATCGGTATCTACGACCCCGCGACCGACGACTACCGGGCCTTCGTCGAACGTGACGATCCGAGCGATCCGGCGTCGGTGCTCGAGGCCTTCTGCGACTGGCTGTTCGGCATGCACCCGAACCGGGCGCTGCTCACTTGGAACGGCTGGGGGTTCGACTACCGGCATCTCGGCGCGTTCGTCTCGAAACACGTCCCCTACTACGCCGAGGAGTGGGAATCGATTCCCAAACTCGACCTCTATCTGTGGGCCGTAAACAACGAGCACGCCCTGCTTCCCGGCCGAACGAACGAACTCGCGGTCGTCGCCGACGCGCTCGGCTACGACGACGCAGACACCGGGCTCGACGGCGCTGCCACGGCCGCGGCCTACCAGCAGTTCATGCGCACCGGCGACGCCCTCGCGTGGGATCGCCACGAGGCCTACTGCGAGGACGACTGTCGGGCGCTGTGGCACGTCTACGAGTGCCTGCGAGACGCGCCACAGGCGTCGTCGGCTGGCTCGAGCAGCGGCGACTCGAGCCGCGAGAGAACAGCTACCACATCAGCGAACGGAGAAGCAGATCGAGGGACGCCGACGAGCGATCGCTCGAGTTCACCGACCGAGGAGACCGAACAGACCGGATTGAGCGACTTCTGA
- a CDS encoding DEAD/DEAH box helicase, with translation MSEPEPETRTDVPITGEELVESFPRYHDPDDVTVLELPGRAAQTVPAAEGLRSELAGPLAHDLYTHQAEALEALTDGENVCVATSTSSGKTRIYALQIARNYLEAQARGIESTAYLLYPTKALSRDQEGALNDLFDDLGLEITVRVYDGDTERGENRRQIREEADVIITNFAGVNTYLHDHDRWARFLSACDLVVIDESHTYTGVHGMHVAWIVRRLKRVLEYYDADPGFVLTSATIGNPGDHSAALIDEPVTVVDEDGSPRGPRDLVLWNPPPRDREREHDERDEWREENTEPDEDGATTTDAIAERVPATVDAPRVLSHLTYHNVQTLLFSPSRKLAELSVKRASKHRHDNASYYVNPDRGSAIEPYHAGHSRQKRHGTEHQLRNGLLDGVASTTALELGIDIGAMDATVQLGYPGQRQSFWQQIGRAGRGRSRALSALVAEHRTLDQYVVSNPDYLLENDVEDAVVDVDNDAVFAQHLRCAADELAVGETDAGTFAERDRLKRAIEMWRRAGQLRGYLETGVSYVGPPRPQQSVSLYATTGEEYEVRLAEGVDDGHDPEMEPLAKERVLRDFHEGAVRLHQGKQYEVVDVDHDAPQPTVTLQPTDVDYYTRSRTDVTVLDAVSERSREVGDFTLHFGQGRVLVYHGTYDQVAIHGGQKQKQAIPTENPPLAMETQLCWLEVPQEVERALIEKYRDFSVPELEDGFAGTAHLGYAGGLHAAEHATIGVAPLELMVDKRDLGGLATLTIDSHLDQDEPTEDKAGFGTPADDGDTPQNIAAAEATVREIAMGLERPPASGWFIYDGVEGGLGFARAIYENFEAVARRARHLIADCDCGDPGGCPACVMDDQCGNDNQPLHRGAAVDVLDQLLGNEDRSALEAHLPDEEYGGDRRPPLFYA, from the coding sequence ATGAGCGAACCCGAACCCGAGACACGGACGGACGTGCCGATCACCGGCGAGGAGCTGGTCGAGAGCTTTCCCAGGTATCACGACCCCGACGACGTTACCGTCCTCGAGTTGCCGGGTCGAGCAGCCCAAACAGTGCCCGCCGCGGAGGGCCTGCGTTCGGAACTCGCGGGGCCGCTCGCACACGACCTCTACACCCACCAGGCCGAGGCGCTCGAGGCACTCACCGACGGCGAGAACGTCTGCGTCGCGACGAGTACGTCCTCGGGAAAAACTCGGATTTACGCCCTCCAGATCGCGAGGAACTACCTCGAGGCGCAAGCACGCGGGATCGAGTCGACTGCGTATCTGCTCTATCCGACGAAGGCCCTCTCCCGTGATCAGGAAGGCGCGCTGAACGACCTGTTCGACGACCTCGGGCTCGAGATCACGGTGCGGGTCTACGACGGCGATACCGAACGCGGCGAGAACCGGCGACAGATCCGCGAGGAGGCCGACGTGATCATCACGAACTTCGCGGGCGTCAACACCTACCTGCACGATCACGACCGCTGGGCGCGTTTTCTCTCGGCCTGCGATCTGGTCGTCATCGACGAGTCCCACACCTACACCGGCGTCCACGGCATGCACGTTGCCTGGATCGTTCGGCGGCTAAAACGCGTCCTCGAGTACTACGACGCCGATCCTGGGTTCGTGCTCACGAGTGCGACGATCGGTAACCCCGGTGACCACTCCGCGGCGCTGATCGACGAACCCGTGACGGTCGTCGACGAGGACGGCTCGCCGCGGGGGCCGCGGGATCTGGTACTCTGGAACCCGCCGCCACGGGACCGAGAGCGAGAACACGACGAGCGCGACGAGTGGCGGGAGGAGAACACGGAACCGGACGAAGACGGTGCGACCACCACGGATGCCATCGCCGAACGCGTCCCCGCCACCGTCGACGCCCCACGCGTGCTCTCGCATCTGACCTATCACAACGTCCAGACGCTGCTGTTTTCCCCCTCGAGAAAGCTCGCGGAACTCTCGGTCAAGCGGGCGTCGAAACACCGCCACGACAACGCCAGCTACTACGTCAATCCGGATCGGGGAAGCGCGATCGAACCCTATCACGCCGGCCACTCCCGACAGAAACGCCACGGAACCGAACACCAGCTCCGGAACGGGCTGCTCGACGGCGTCGCCTCGACGACCGCCCTCGAGTTGGGCATCGACATCGGTGCGATGGACGCCACCGTGCAGTTAGGGTATCCCGGTCAGCGACAGTCGTTCTGGCAGCAGATTGGCCGCGCAGGTCGCGGCCGGAGTCGGGCGCTCTCCGCGCTTGTCGCCGAGCACCGCACCCTCGACCAGTACGTCGTCTCGAATCCCGACTACCTGCTCGAGAACGACGTCGAGGACGCGGTCGTCGACGTCGACAACGACGCGGTTTTCGCCCAGCATCTGCGGTGTGCCGCGGATGAACTCGCCGTTGGCGAGACCGATGCCGGAACCTTCGCCGAGCGCGACCGCCTCAAGCGGGCGATCGAGATGTGGCGACGTGCCGGCCAGTTGCGGGGCTACCTCGAGACAGGCGTCTCCTACGTGGGGCCACCTCGGCCCCAGCAGTCCGTCTCGCTGTACGCGACGACGGGCGAGGAGTACGAGGTCCGACTCGCGGAGGGCGTCGACGACGGACACGATCCGGAGATGGAACCGCTCGCGAAGGAACGCGTCCTGCGAGACTTCCACGAGGGTGCGGTCCGCCTCCACCAGGGGAAACAGTACGAGGTCGTCGATGTCGATCACGACGCGCCACAGCCAACTGTAACACTGCAACCGACGGACGTCGACTACTACACCCGCTCCCGGACCGACGTGACGGTGCTCGATGCCGTCTCCGAGCGCTCGCGGGAAGTTGGCGACTTTACCCTGCACTTCGGCCAGGGTCGGGTCCTCGTCTATCACGGCACCTACGACCAGGTCGCGATCCACGGCGGCCAGAAGCAGAAACAGGCGATTCCGACCGAGAACCCACCGCTTGCGATGGAGACGCAACTCTGCTGGCTCGAGGTGCCCCAGGAGGTCGAACGCGCGTTGATCGAGAAGTACCGCGACTTCTCGGTCCCGGAACTCGAGGACGGCTTCGCGGGGACGGCCCACCTCGGCTACGCCGGTGGACTCCACGCCGCCGAACACGCGACCATCGGTGTCGCGCCACTCGAGTTGATGGTCGACAAGCGGGATCTGGGCGGGCTGGCGACGCTGACGATCGACTCGCACCTCGACCAGGACGAGCCGACCGAGGACAAGGCCGGGTTCGGAACGCCAGCCGACGACGGCGACACCCCGCAGAACATCGCAGCGGCCGAGGCGACCGTCCGCGAAATCGCAATGGGTCTCGAGCGACCACCGGCCAGCGGCTGGTTCATCTACGACGGCGTCGAGGGCGGCCTCGGATTCGCGCGAGCGATCTACGAGAACTTCGAGGCCGTCGCCCGCCGGGCGCGGCACCTCATCGCGGACTGTGACTGTGGCGATCCGGGTGGTTGTCCCGCCTGCGTAATGGACGACCAGTGTGGCAACGACAACCAGCCCCTGCACCGGGGTGCGGCTGTCGACGTTCTGGATCAACTGCTCGGCAACGAAGATCGGAGCGCGCTCGAGGCACACCTGCCAGACGAGGAGTACGGTGGCGACCGACGACCGCCGCTGTTTTACGCCTGA
- a CDS encoding DUF2080 family transposase-associated protein: MDRYEVEGHEVLKAEVKPTGNGAHIYVPKAWTGATVKVVRVTDPTDEDE, encoded by the coding sequence ATGGATCGGTACGAGGTCGAAGGGCACGAAGTCCTCAAAGCCGAAGTCAAACCGACCGGAAACGGTGCGCACATCTACGTCCCGAAAGCGTGGACTGGCGCAACTGTCAAAGTCGTCCGTGTCACCGATCCAACCGACGAAGACGAGTAG